In one Arachis duranensis cultivar V14167 chromosome 9, aradu.V14167.gnm2.J7QH, whole genome shotgun sequence genomic region, the following are encoded:
- the LOC107465541 gene encoding uncharacterized protein LOC107465541 isoform X3 has protein sequence MAQTIFHFIGTPPPLLPPSNSKLQLRRNHVFQCQCFSNTSSNSNSNGSAPNSRRKSSNSETETPPILKAAVSAVTELLRLFSPSNQASSLSQDTEEFRDEFPLSSVDDVLNIIQSDYDKAYFVTGNFTNSIYAENCIFEDPTIKFRGRELYARNLKLLVPFFDCASIRLHKIEKDQLEPSLETSDFN, from the exons ATGGCTCAAACAATATTCCACTTCATTGGAACACCTCCTCCTCTTCTCCCACCTTCAAATTCCAAG TTGCAGTTGAGAAGGAATCACGTGTTCCAATGCCAGTGTTTCTCAAATACAAGCAGTAACAGTAACAGTAACGGTAGCGCACCGAATAGTAGAAGAAAGAGTTCTAACTCAGAAACCGAAACACCTCCGATACTCAAAGCTGCAGTGAGTGCAGTGACGGAGCTCTTGAGGCTCTTCTCCCCTTCAAATCAAGCAAG CTCTTTGAGCCAAGATACCGAGGAATTCCGAGATGAATTCCCTCTTTCTAGCGTTGATGATGTCCTAAACATCATCCAGTCTGATTATGACAAAGCTTATTTTGTTacag GAAACTTCACCAATTCAATTTATGCCGAAAACTGTATCTTTGAAGATCCAACTATTAAATTTCGTG GTAGGGAGCTATATGCACGCAACCTGAAATTGCTCGTTCCCTTCTTTGACTGTGCATCAATTAGACTGCACAAGATTGAGAAG